GGAGGGCATCTGGACCCGATCGCGCGGGGCTCTCTGGGTGTTGGGCAAGGAGCCGGGGTCACTGCGGGGTGTGGGGTTCAAGGGACACAATGTATCAGAGCCGCTCGTCCAAGGTTTGGAGGGAGGTCAGTGGGCACGTTATTGCCCTCACTCAAGCACGGATCAGAAGCACCAGCCAGGGGTGAGGAGGCTCACCTCCAGGCTCACCCTCTGCGGGCCCCCGGCGGCcccaacgcccccccccccccgccctcctccctccacGCGACCCACGAGTCCCGGCGCCTGCAAGGCCGGGAGGGACCGCCAGAgggcgcggcggcgggcggcggcgggcggcggcgcggTGTGACCCTCGCAGGGCGCCGTACGGCCTATAAAAGGCGCGGCGCGCGCTGCTCCGTCCTTTCCCCGCGGTGGCGCGGGGCGGCTGCTCCGGAGGCCCTTGGCACCGCAGCGGTCGGGCGCGGCCGGGTATCGGGgtcgggcgggcgggcggggcggggaccGAGGGGCGGTGTGGGCAGCGCGGGTGCCCGACCGCCTGGCCCCGGGCTGGCTGCGGGCGGACGACCCCGGCGGGCGGGGCTGGGGCTCGGGGACGCGCGGGCCCGGGGCAGGGTCTCCGGGGGGCGGAGGGTGGCGGCGGGCGGCCGTGATCGCGGGGCCGGCGACCCGCACCTGCCCCCAGAGGCGTTGCAGGTGTGGCTGTCGCCGTGTCGCACCTGCGTCATTGGTGGCAGAGAGGAGCGGGGCTCGTCCACGCGGCGCCCACCTGGGTCGTCGCCGTGGTTCGCGGCCCGACAGGCGAGCGCGCGGGGCGCCTGGCTGCGGGTGGGGGCGGTCACGGTCTGCGGCCTGACGGGCGGCGACCCTGCCCCCTGCGGCGGTGCGTCCGGGCTGCGCGGCCTCGTGTGGATGGCGGGTCCCAGCGCTCGGGAGAGGCCGCGAGGGCCCCTGGCCACGCCGTGGTCTCCGGCCTCGCGCGCTCGGGGCTGCCGGCGCAGGCCGCGGGCCCCGACAGGCGACAGCAGGAGTGACCGGTTCCCTTGTCCCCCGCAGCCTCCTCTGCTCCGAAACCCTACAGTGGTTCCCGCTGCGCCTGGCCCGGTGGACGTGACGGTGACCGCCCACGGACCGGAGCCCGAGGAACTGCCCGCCGGCCTCCCCAGCCAGGTAGGCGCCGGGCGGCGTCCAGGTGGGCGGCTGGTGCGCGGGACGGCGGCCCCACAGTGCTGGACCTGCCGGCACCCCGGGTCCAGCTGCTCTGCTGCACCTGGGACGTCGGGGCGAGAGCGAGCGGCTATTTCTACGCTCAGTGCTCAGAACAGTGAGCGCTAAGAATGGTTTGTAGCCGGACATGCCCAGAGCCGCCGCGGGGCTGGCGGGTTCCACGGCGCGTGGCGGCCGCCCCTGGCATGGGGCTTCTAGCTCGGAACGCCAGACGCGCCGGTCAGTGAGGCCCACGGGGATCGAGCGGGCGGCCGGCTGCGGACACGGTGGGATGGGCCAGGAGAGGGTCTCCTTCTGGAGCGCTTTCCCTGAAGTCGTGCGTCCCTGGCTGAGAGCTGCTCCGAGTGGCCTGGGGTCGGCCGTCGCTCCCTGCGTGGGCTCTGAGCCCTGTGCCCACAGACACCCTCTTTAAGGACCCGCGACAGGCGGTGCAGGAGGCAGGTCTGGTCAGGCTGAGGCGGGGGAGGGACACCGGCGGGCCACAGCCGAGCCCTGTAAATGTAAAGCAGGGCAGTGGGGGGACAGGTGGGACTCGGGCGTTCCTGCCTTCTTGCAGGGGGAGCCCTCAGCGCGGTACAAGCCGGCAAGACCCGGGCAGGCTGCTCAGGGAGAGGCTCACCGATTTCGAGGTAGAGAATAAAAAAAGGTAAGGTACTAcgcatttattttctaaaacgTTTGCAGGGCGTGGGGGTGTTGGGAAGCGGTCACGTTTGCGCAGCCGGTGGAGCTGCTGGACAGGGGCTGCAGGGCTGTCCCAGGAGGTGTCGGCGGACACTGCGGATTCCAGAAAATGCAGGCGGGCGAAGGTGGAGAGGCGGGGCCCCAACTTGGAGGCCCCAGGCCTGTCCGGGTGGCCCTGCGTGTGCCTGGTCTCACAGGCGAAGGGTGAGCCGGCTTCCCCCGCACCATCGTGTCCTGATTCTTAACCCCTAGCCGTTGTGTTCTGGGGGGACGTAGCGTCTTTGCAGAGTTTCTAACTGCCAGAGCCCGTGGTTctaggtttttttccctttaagacTGGCTGATTGAGCCTGGGGTCGGGGGCTGggaggaaggacagggagagtCTGAAGCAGCGTCTGCACTCAGCCCGGAGCCTGACCTCGCGGCCGGAGCTGAAATCTAGTCGGACCCTCGACCGACGGAGTCACCCCCGGCGCCCTGGTTCGAAACTTTCTGTGCTGTATTTGGATGATGCAttgcccaccccaccccgcagGGGAGAAAAATCTAGATGGggaagaaagttattttttaacgTAAGTAGGATGAGTTTTAGGAATTAATACTAACAATCAGGTATTACAGTTGAAATTTTGGAGTATGTTTTTCGGTAAAAGTGTTTCTCTTTTGGCAAAACTTGAGAATAAATTGGTCTTAAATAAACTGTCTTAACACTTGGTTTTTCTTCCGTGTGATTAGCTGAGGCCCAAGCAGGaggatggcgggggggggggggggcagtgtccGCCTGGGCCCCTGCATCGTCTTTCCAGCACTGTGGCCACTCGCTAAGTCTGCAAAGGTCAGCGGCCCCCAGGGACTTGAGGAATAGGCTCTCCGGCCCACCACGACCCAGGATGGGGGCgcagcccttcccccagctccctgaGCCTCCTGGGCTCTGCCGTCTGTAAGTCCTAAACTCCGTGACTGCTTGAGCCTGGGGTTTCCACTTCCCAGAACGGAGGCAGAGGGGGCCGCCTACACTGCCCCTTGGGGCGGGGACAGGGACGGGATGGAGGGTTTCCCATCTGGTGGTTCCCAGACAGCTGCTGGAGTCCTGAGCACTCCCGGAGAGCGTCCGGGAACGGGAGCAGCTCCTTACCAGGCCACCTGGTTTCCCACGATACCTTCTTGGGAACCGTGCCACAGTCCAGCACAGAACaggtcccgcccccccccccccccaacgggCCTGGGAGAGGCTGTATCTGTGCTGGCTGCTGGGGCCTGTCTGGCGGACTGGGACCCAGAGGACCACTGCGTTCCGTCCGGCCTGGGCAAGAGCAGCCCCTGCCTCGGAACCCGCCGGGCCGATGGTGGGTATGGGAGGCGGGTCCAGCGTGGTGGGAGGGAACCCAGGGACAGTCACAGAAAAGCGGTTTATTTACATCACACGTTCTTCGGAGTCACCGAGATCCCGGTGGGGCCTCGGGCCAGCCCTTGTGGGCGGGCCCCAGGcgctccttcctgcccccacccccgttccAGCGGCCGGCCGGCCGTCACGAGTACCTGGTGTTGGAGATCTCCTTCCAGAGCAGGGTCTTGAGGTGGCTCAGCACCAGCGAGTGATGCGCCTCCACCTGGCTGGCCCGCCCGCTCAGCGTGGTGCAGGTGCGCAGCTGGCGGCCCAGCTCCTCGCGCAGGTCGGCGGGGGCGCCGGGCAGCAGGTAGTCCCGCAGCAGCTCGCACACCTTGGCCAGGTTGGGCCGGATGAGGTCGCCCTTGCATTGGCGCACGAGCTTGTCGCAGGGCGCCCTGCAGTCCCGGCCGTAGGTGCAGTCGGCGCTGTGCCGGCAGGGCCGGCCCTGCAGGAAGCGGCGCACGGTGGCCTCGGGCGCGACCTGCTGCAGGTCTGCCATCTTGAAGTCGTACTGGGCCGTGTAGCCCACGTTGGCCAGCGTGGTCTCGCACATGTAGAAGGTCCCGTAGGCGCCGTGGAAGAGCTCCTCCACGAACTCCAGCAGCCCGATGGCGATCTTGGCCCTCCAGGGCCACGCGGGCCCCAGCCACTGCTGGAGTGCCGTGTGCAGGGCGGGGGGCAGCAGCGCGCGCAGCAGGGGCGGGAGAGCGGGCCCGTGCCAGGAGCTGTGGGGGACCCCCTCGGTGACGTAGAGGTCCCCGCACGAGCCCAGCAGCCGGGACGCATGCTCCTCCTGGAGggacagcagcagcaggaacTCGTTCCGTTGGAGCAGGGCCCACACGGACTTGGCCTCGGCCAGCGACACCCTGCTGTCCTTGTTGAAGTCGGCCATGAGCAGGACCTGCCCGACCAGCgcgggcagggagggcaggtCTCCCAGATTCGCCTGACATTTGGGACCCAAAGAAAGGGAGACCGCGTCATTTCAGGGCCAGCAAGCCTGGCCTGGTGGTGGGGTTCTGCGTTGCAGGTGCCGCCTTGACCTAGTTGGCTCGGACCCCTGGGAGCGCGCCGGGCGGGCTGCACACGGGACCCCGGCGCGTCTGCCAGCTTGGGAGAGCCCGGGGTCCGAGCACAAGCATGGAAGGAACCACCCAGGGCTGTGGGAAGCCCCCTCGCGGACCACAGGAGCATCGTCCTTTCTCCCAGAGCTGCTCCTGGGGCTCCATGTCCCCGTGTCTCCACTGGTGCTCAGGGAGCTGAGGGTGGGCACTTGGGTCTGCTCCCACCCCGCTTACCATGTGGGGAGTTCTCACCCCCCCCCCGGCCCGGGTGGGTTGGCCTGGGGCGGGGGAGACGAGAAGGGGTCCTTTGCACCCAGTCATTGCTCGCAGACCCTGAGACGGTCTGCCCGGGGCTGAGGTCCAGCCACGTGCCTGGACACTGCTGTGGCTGCCACCGGCCTGTCTCCTGCCCTGGACTCCACGGCCCCCAGGAGCCAACTGACCTTGAGAAAGCTGAGGGTCATCTCGCGGAACTCCTTGATTGACGTGCCCCGGGTGGGCTTGTCGAACAGCAGCAGCTCCTGCCGGGGGCCCGGCTCCGACCTGGCCTTGGAGTCCAGGCCCTCCTCAATGCCACACTTAATGGTCACCTCCTTGCCCTGCCACAGCCCACTGTACACCTGCATGGGGCCACAGGAGTCCTCGAACTGACGtcccctcctgctgcccccagGGTGACCCCAGACAGACCTCACCTGTTGGCCCGGGACGGAGGACAGGCACGCTCTCCACTCCACCTCGTGCAGGCTGCACAGGTCCTGGCAGATGGAGCCGGAGATGATGCCCTTACGGTACTGGTCACACTGGGCACAGGAAGGAGAACCAGGAAGTGGCCTGAGGCCgtggcgcccctcccccaccatccacAGGTTGCCTGTGAGGCCCCTTGTTCTTAAGCTGCTCCAGACCCCTGCAGCTGGGAACCAGCAGCCTCTGGCCATACCTGACCACGTCAGAGGCTGGCAAGAGCCTCTGCCCCCTGCAGCCTGAAAGCTGCCAAACCCCTCGGGGAGTCCACGGCCACCCGTCCCCACCTCCTGCGAGGTGCACGAGTCCAGGGTCTCCCCAACGTGTGCTCTCCCTTGTGACAGGAAGTAGGAGCCGCAGAGCCTGGGACACCATCATGGGGCCCTGCCTCTGCCCCGAGGGTGGTGGGAAGGGGCCGGGCCAGGCCACCTCCTTAGCCAGATGCCCCGGGGGCTGCTGGCGGCCAGAATcgggctgggctctgggctctgggctcggAGCAGCGGCTGCTCCCCTGCAGTCCCCTGATCCCTGGGTCTGGGCTGACCCAAGCAGGAAGGTGGGGAAGCCGGAGGTGATGGAATCAGGTCCGTCCCCCACCCCTGCGGGGAGGCGTGGCCatctggggcggggcggggcggcaggGGGGGGTGCCTTCCTGGAAGAGCGTCAGCGTTGCCATGGAGCCGGGGCCCTAGCCGTAGCCGGGCTGGGAGGGAAGTGAGTGTGGGCGGTGTGCAGAGCAGGGTGCCGCCAGAGTGTGGGGAGGGCGGAGGGCAGGCCAGGGCCAGAACCAGAGGCTGCACGAAGGAGGCATCTGCGTGTGGCATCAGAAAGCCACGGCCACTCAGGACGGCAAAGCATTCCACCCCCTTGTAGGGGGCCCCACAGGGGGTTGACTCTGAGCCCCCAGAACTGCAGGGCCTTTGAGGGGACTGGCCAAGGACCGGCTTCTGCCCGACACCACCCCTCCTCACCCGTGGCAGGGCAGGAGGCTGGCTGCCTCAGGGGCAGAGGGGGGCAGTGTGCCCCGTGGTCCCGGCCCATCAGGCTTGGGGCAGGTCGCCCAACTTCCCAGCCCGTTTCCCACCTGCAGGGGAATGAGTACCTGCCAAACACCCAGAGCCCGTAGGAACCTGTGACCCCTGGTCCACGCTTGGACACACTATGAACCCCAACGAAGCAGGCAGGTTTCCTCTGGAAAAGAGGGGGCCTAGGGACACCCCAGGGAGACGCCCCAGGGCACAGTTTCCTCGGGCTCAGAAACACCTGCTGACCCTCTATGCTGCTGCTCCTTGCACCCCTAGGCCAGACCCCCCCCGCCCTCATTCCAGCCTGTGTCCCCCCCACCCTCAGAGCTCCCTCCAGCTCTCACCTGCTGCTCAGGGCCGGTGGCCACACCGCCGGCTCCTagccctccccagccctgtcctCACTCTGAGCAGCCCAACAGCAGGGCCTtgccaacccccgcccccccccagagGCTCCATGTCTGCCCTTGCCTGTCTCCCAAGTCCCTGGACTGTGAGGGCAAAGCCATCTGTCAGGTGCCCAGCTCAGGCCTGGCCGCTGGAGGCCACCGGTGAGCTGTTCTGAAGCCTGCCGAGAACAGGCAGGAGAAGGCCTTTCCCCCGGGCATGGGCACTGCATCCCCGGTGCCCTGTGCCCGCCCAGCCCTCTGGGAAGGTTCTCCGCCATCAGCCAGGCACCGAAGCCCCCCTGGCCTCCTGCAAATCCTGTCGCAGGGGTTCTCCCACCTCTGGGCTTCCCCACATTGGACCCTGTGGGACCTTGGCCAGAGCAAGCCTGCCTGCGCCCTTCCGTGGCCAATGTCAGTCCCACCGAGTCCCCCAGGAGAGGGGACCCTCTTCATCTTCCAGCGGGAGGAGCAGCTCCAGGCCATCAGAACCCTGGCCATCAGCTCGCTGGGGGCTTCAAACTGCCTGGGAAGGCCGGCCAGGGTGCGGGGTGGGCTCAGAAGTCTGGGCCTTGCCAGGGCCGCTGGGCTGGTGTGGCTGGTCCCTCCAGCCCAAGTCACGGGGTGTCCACTAGGGGTGCACCCCTGAGCCCGTGTGCCTTCCTGTGTACGGGCACACACAGGCTCACGACGCCTTCTCCCTCACGTGCACACCCATGGATGCACACGTCACACTCACTCTGAGGCCACGGGCTGCCATTGCGCACGGCCCCCCACCCCTTGTTCCCGCAAGGACCCTACCCATGGCCTCTTTTGGTGAACCTCTGGCCCCAGGAAGTGCACTCAAAGTCCTCAGCATCTGTCcatcccaggctccctgctaaaaGTCCTCCCTGGGCACATCTCTGAGCATCCCAGCCCCACTCTCCCTGCAGcgctccccccacacccaccaccCTCGGCTGCACCTCAAAGTCCCCCGCTGGCCCCTCTGAGCATCCAGGGCCAGCTCTAAGTGGCCCCTGCGCATGGGCCAGCACCGGGCAGGGAGGAGTCCGGCCGTAAGGCTGGCCGAGGCGACACTTACGATAACCACCTGGCAGACGTGCCCGCGGCAGAGCTCCGCGTAGGACGAGTAGTGCACGTACACCATCCAGCTGCCCGCAAAGACGCCCAGCCAGACCAAGAAGACGTACTTGACCCTGAGGCCCGGGAGCCGGCCCTGCTGGGAGAGACGCCAGTGAGGGAGCGCCACATTCGGGGTGCGGTGCCCCCACCGGCCGACCCCTCGGCGCCGGCACCCTGCCCAGCTCCAGCTTCCGAAGCGGCCCAGCAGAGGGGTGTTCCCGGGTCTTCCtccccggccccccgcaccctccGTGCGCCCACTCTGGGGCGAGGGCCTGGGCCTGGTGCTCCCAGATTTGACATCCCACGAGCGGGCAAGAATAGATCTCAGACTGCCGGGGAACACACAGGAGGCGACTCTGGTTtgatgaataaagatgtttttttacaaattttccT
Above is a window of Meles meles chromosome 11, mMelMel3.1 paternal haplotype, whole genome shotgun sequence DNA encoding:
- the DIPK1B gene encoding divergent protein kinase domain 1B isoform X2 yields the protein MRRLRRLAHLVLFCPFSKGLQGRLPGLRVKYVFLVWLGVFAGSWMVYVHYSSYAELCRGHVCQCDQYRKGIISGSICQDLCSLHEVEWRACLSSVPGQQVYSGLWQGKEVTIKCGIEEGLDSKARSEPGPRQELLLFDKPTRGTSIKEFREMTLSFLKANLGDLPSLPALVGQVLLMADFNKDSRVSLAEAKSVWALLQRNEFLLLLSLQEEHASRLLGSCGDLYVTEGVPHSSWHGPALPPLLRALLPPALHTALQQWLGPAWPWRAKIAIGLLEFVEELFHGAYGTFYMCETTLANVGYTAQYDFKMADLQQVAPEATVRRFLQGRPCRHSADCTYGRDCRAPCDKLVRQCKGDLIRPNLAKVCELLRDYLLPGAPADLREELGRQLRTCTTLSGRASQVEAHHSLVLSHLKTLLWKEISNTRYS
- the DIPK1B gene encoding divergent protein kinase domain 1B isoform X1; its protein translation is MRRLRRLAHLVLFCPFSKGLQGRLPGLRVKYVFLVWLGVFAGSWMVYVHYSSYAELCRGHVCQVVICDQYRKGIISGSICQDLCSLHEVEWRACLSSVPGQQVYSGLWQGKEVTIKCGIEEGLDSKARSEPGPRQELLLFDKPTRGTSIKEFREMTLSFLKANLGDLPSLPALVGQVLLMADFNKDSRVSLAEAKSVWALLQRNEFLLLLSLQEEHASRLLGSCGDLYVTEGVPHSSWHGPALPPLLRALLPPALHTALQQWLGPAWPWRAKIAIGLLEFVEELFHGAYGTFYMCETTLANVGYTAQYDFKMADLQQVAPEATVRRFLQGRPCRHSADCTYGRDCRAPCDKLVRQCKGDLIRPNLAKVCELLRDYLLPGAPADLREELGRQLRTCTTLSGRASQVEAHHSLVLSHLKTLLWKEISNTRYS
- the LOC123953082 gene encoding uncharacterized protein LOC123953082 is translated as MYQSRSSKAHPLRAPGGPNAPPPPPSSLHATHESRRLQGREGPPEGAAAGGGGRRRGVTLAGRRTAYKRRGARCSVLSPRWRGAAAPEALGTAAVGRGRPPLLRNPTVVPAAPGPVDVTVTAHGPEPEELPAGLPSQGEPSARYKPARPGQAAQGEAHRFRARSLTSRPELKSSRTLDRRSHPRRPGSKLSVLYLDDALPTPPRRGEKSRWGRKLFFNVSRMSFRN